Part of the Candidatus Abyssobacteria bacterium SURF_5 genome, CGAATACTGGTGCCGAACGGCAGTGTTCGATGCGCCGCAGTGTAGGCAAACATGTCATATCTCTCCCCGTTTGCAGTCGTTCGTCCATGGAAGCGGGGGCCGTACCAGGAGGCGATGCCGTAGATTATCTTGAATGGCCGTGGTTCAGCAAGGGGCTCTTCACCCAAAAGATAGCGGAAAGGCGCGATCCTTTTCACAATTTGTGGATCTCTTCTGATTGTTTGATCGGTCACATGATCTGTTCGGTTGGCAGCGGCGCCAATCGCTCTTTCCGGTTGCTGCGTTTCCGGTTCGAGCCGGTGAGAATGGTCCATCAATGGGAAACTTTCGGAATCAGCCGTTTGCCGGCGAAACTGCGCAGCTTCAGCAACTGTGGTAGATGGTTGAGTGAGTCCCGCCAGTCTGAATGTGACAAACCAGACGGCAGACAGGACCATCACGATGTAAAGAAGCAATCCTCTCACTGTTCAATTTTGGCAGATAGATCGGTTTTCAGATAGCGCGACCATCAAAATAATATTATCAGGATTATGAAAAAATGCTATTAGCGGAGGACTTTTCTCAAGGCATTTCCACTCTTGAGAGATGAAGATCTTATTCTGGAGGAGTCCGGAGTTGCTTCAGTTTTCAGAGAGAGGAGAGACTGAGGGACAGCGGCGGGAGAAAGGACAGGCGACCTCTTC contains:
- a CDS encoding septal ring lytic transglycosylase RlpA family protein, with amino-acid sequence MVLSAVWFVTFRLAGLTQPSTTVAEAAQFRRQTADSESFPLMDHSHRLEPETQQPERAIGAAANRTDHVTDQTIRRDPQIVKRIAPFRYLLGEEPLAEPRPFKIIYGIASWYGPRFHGRTTANGERYDMFAYTAAHRTLPFGTSIRVTNVRNGRQTVIRINDRGPFIDGREIDLSYRAAQVLDMVDTGLEQVRLEIQRSGDEFPPRFTLPANPH